In Anopheles bellator chromosome 2, idAnoBellAS_SP24_06.2, whole genome shotgun sequence, the genomic stretch AGTCTGGCATCGCGGCGCGATACGATCCGCGAGCACGAGGCTTCGAAGCGGTTCAAAAACGAATTCTTGGCCCTTATCGATGGTCTCGAGGGCGGGGACAGCGGTGTCAGTGCGACAGCGGACGGTCGCGACAGGGTATTTTTGCTGGCCAGCACCAACCTCCCGTGGGAGATTGATCCGGCGTTTCTGCGTCGCTTTGAGCGTAAAATTTTAGTAGACCTGCCTGAGGCCGACGGGCGCAAGGAACTGATCGAACACCTGCTGCCCACGGTACGATCGTGGCCGGAGCAGGAAATCCAGCAAATCCTGTCGTTGTCGACTGGTTGGACCGGCGACGAAGTACGGTTGGCCTGCAAGGAGGCTTCGATGATGTTACTGAGGGAGAAAATGAGTGATTCCCGGCAGCCGTCAGTGAAGGCCGCGGTCGATCCGGAGGAACTGCACTTTCCGATGCTCCGCAAAGCGTTCGAACAGTTGCGCCCGGGTTGTGTGGAACTGGCCCAGAAGCATCGCGACTGGAATGAGCGCTACGGAACACAGCTTATCGATTGAAACGACCGGTTTATGATGGAACTCAATGTGTATAATAGCGTTCACTTCTTTTACAATCCTGCAGCTCTTaaaggaataaataaaaggtAGCAGTCGACGGGAAGAGACACAAGTCCAGGGTAGCCGTTGTGATCGTTAATATTTAAGCTTGGAAACTGGGAATCGCTAGTACTCGCGGAAGCGCCCGGAGGCGATCGGTCCAGTGCGCCGGATTAGATTGTGGTGATGATTCCTTCGAGACGACCGAAAGCCTCCCGGTGCACGAGGAACTAACCTACGaatcgtaaaataaatcactAAATCTATCGTACAGATTGGCCGCAGGATTACGATTGGCGTGCTCGTTTCTGTTGCTGGgtctgctgttgttgctgttgctgggacATCCGCTGCCCGTGGTAAAGCCCCGTGTAGTAGCCGCTCATGTACCACGACATTAGCATCGCGGAGAGATTCTCTGACTCGACGTCGTCCGCATCCTCGAGCATCGGTGgcatcggcggtggtggaggaacCATGTATGCCGTCGATCCACCCAAACCACCACCCATCCCGGTCCGACCGTTGCCCAGGCTGCCAACGTGCCCCATACCCGGCCGCCCAAAGTGCGATCCGAAGTTGATCTTGATTTTGCTCGCCTGCTTCGTGAACCGCTCGTCGTCACTGACGTCCATCTGCGAGTCAGCAGCGGTCGCTTCCGCTTCGGCCGCCTCGGCACGCTGCTGTCGCCGTGCTTTCCGACCCCACGAGGGCACCAGCTCCTCGATCAGCACCGTTTGCTCGTTGTTGTAGCCCACGTACCGTATCAGACAGTCACCGTGACTTCCGAAGCCGATAATTTTCGCCTCGTAGTCTACACCATCGTCGTAAGTCGCCCGCACGTAATCACCGATCTCGAATGA encodes the following:
- the LOC131210319 gene encoding survival motor neuron protein → MSTSGKTKHMANTVESTAEPVTVAMVASSSRDDIWDDSIIIKKYDASLALIKEEVAKRLAMKTNRKNLPDAPGSSRKTAKKDSESVTDGMVSPCQEEKGTMEVSEQELVNGGRSESFEIGDYVRATYDDGVDYEAKIIGFGSHGDCLIRYVGYNNEQTVLIEELVPSWGRKARRQQRAEAAEAEATAADSQMDVSDDERFTKQASKIKINFGSHFGRPGMGHVGSLGNGRTGMGGGLGGSTAYMVPPPPPMPPMLEDADDVESENLSAMLMSWYMSGYYTGLYHGQRMSQQQQQQQTQQQKRARQS